The Candidatus Binatia bacterium DNA segment CTTCCACAGTGGGCAGGGGCACGACTCGATGCTCGTGCAGAGTCACGGTTGCGAGCCTCTTCACGAGTCTTACGAAGGCCACGCTCCGCAGGCCGATCGAGATCCCGAGCCCATCGAGGAAGTCGAGGCGCGTGGCCCGGCGGAGCATCCGATTTGCCGGGCTGCTCACGCGGCCTCCTGGAACTCAAGCTGGCCGCGATCCACGTCGGCGAAGGGGAGTTGGTCGAACCAGCGCAGAATGTAGACGCCCTCGTTGGACTCGCCGAGATCGATCACGGCCGCGATGTGCGCGCCGACCCTGGAGCCCGGAACCTGCGCCTGCACCTCGACGAACAGGATGTTCGGAGGCTCGTCACTCAGAAGGTCTGCCAGACTCGGGTCCGGCAGCATCGGCTCGATCAGGCCGAACAGCGAGCCCGTGCCGGTGTTGCGAATCTCAAGGATCTGGCCGAGCTGCTCTTCGTCCAGCCCGAACAGTGCCTGCAGCACCTCGGGAGGCGACGAGCGTATGTTCAAGACGGGCCGCGGGTTGAAGACCGTGAAAATGTGCTTCAGCCCGATCGGGTAGTCCTCGGTCTCTCCGTGGTACAGATCCCAGGTGACGCCTCGGATGAGCAGCAGTTCCTCGAGCGAATCCATCTTGGCGTTCTTGGCCGCGTACGGCCGCGGCTGATCGAGGTAGTAGTCGGTCTCCGCGCCGTTCACGCGAACCTCGTCGTCTTCGTCGCGCCAGTCCAGGATTCCCGCGGCGATCTCATCGGCCTGTTCGGCATCCAGGCCGAGATGCCCGAGGATTTGACGAAGCAATCCATCGGTCACCAGATTGACCGGGATCTTGCCCGACTCGTCGCTAATCCTCACCCACACCGGCGCACCCCACAGCTCCTGACGGTGCCACTGCCCGTCCACTCGGATCAGGGGCTCCTCCTCCTGCTCCTCGAGTGGAATGTCGATCGAGGCTTCGTCCCGAGCGATCAACGCGCGATAAAACGTGCGATTGGCCGCTGCGGTAGCAAGATAGTAGCTCTGGGTCTCTCCTGCAAAGTTCATGGTCGCGGTCACGTCCTGCCGCATCGCTGCGGAGAACTCCGCCCCGACGGCGATCAGGACGATGAAGATCCACAGAACGATGAGGAGAGCAAAGCCGCGCTGGTCCCTCGGCGACTCCAGTGGCGACTCAGGGACCATCGTCTTCCTCCAGATCACCCCCAAAGCCGCCTTCGTCGTCGTCCAGCCCCACGTCCGAATCATAAGCCCCGAGCGCGTAGATCACCGTCATCACCGGGATCTCCTGCACCCAGTAAGAATCACCGAGCCCAACCCCGTCCAACGTCACGCGGATAGCTGCCGGAGGACTTTGCTCCTCCATCCCATCCCAGGCATCGAGCCACTCCGGATCGCTCCCGTCGAGACGGAGATACTGAAATCGTACCCCCTTCAGCCCCCCGAGCAAGATTGCCTCGGCCGACTCTTCGGGCGCCTCCTCGGAGACGGCGCCCTGCGAGAAGATCAGTCGCTCGGCCATTCCTAGTTGTTGGCCGTCCGAGGCGTAGGTGACCCACCCGAGCCCCTCCCCACCCCCAAGCTGCGGCGCGGCCGTGACGAAGCTGAAGGTCTGCTCGTCTCCGATGAAGTAGGAGTGGACCTCGTCGTCCGTCTCCGCCGGGTAATCGACCATCGAGCGCACCTGGCGGGTCAGCAGCGCGGTAGCCATCCGCAGGCGGGCGGACCGATCCGCGGCCTCCTCACCACGAGGAACCGCCGTCATGGCGGTCTGAAAGACGCTGTACGTCATCGTCATCATCACGACGAGGAGGCTCATCGCGATGAGCAGTTCGAGCAACGAGAAGCCGGCTTCCCCCCCGGTGCTGATTTTGGCTGCGGCGGTCCGCACTCATTCCCCGTAGTTCGGCTCGACACGCATTGTCGCCAGCTCGTATGTCTTGACGCCTCCGGGCTCGTCCCATTCAACGACGACGGTCACGACGGCCAAGCGAACGTCGGCACGGGGCTCCCCATCGAGCTCTTCCTCGATGCCGCCCTCGCGGATGTTGCGCTCCCAACGGAAGCCGTCGCCGATCTCCCCGCCGGAAACCGAGTGCGCGAGCTCGGGCGCCCACAGCGTCGAATCCATGAGCGCCTTCGCGTGCATTACGCCCTCGGTTCGCTTCGACGCGCCGCGCGCAAGCTGGAGCGCGCCCCCGAACACCTGAAGAGCGCTGGCGACGCCGAGCCCGAGCACGGCCATGCCGATCGCGATCTCGATGAGAGTGAAGCCGCGAGACTTCACGAGGCGGACTCGTCAAGAACTTCGACCGACCCGATCAGAGGATCGAGCCTGACGACGTAGCCGAGATTCTGCGGATTCTCCGCATCGTCGACCAGAACCGACACGCCGCTGTTGCTCCCATTTGGAAAGAAGCGCACCCGCGCCACGCCCATCGCATCGATCATCACGTCACCAAATTTCGCAAGACGTACGACGTCTCCGAGGCCAATGCTCCGCTCCGTCCCTTCGACCACGAGCTGGTTCTCCACCGGGTCGATGAGCAGGACCTGCACCTTGCCGCTCTGGATCGCCTCGCTCTGCATCGTCTTGAACGCGCCCGCGAGCGCACGCACACCGCTGCGGACCTCGCGCGTTCGCATCCCCGAGTTGATCGCGGGTGCGACGAGGGCGGCCCCCATCCCGACGATCACGAGCACGATGACGAGCTCGATCAGAGTGAACCCGGCGGCACCGCGCCGCCCGGTTCGATCGAGTCCGCCGTCAGCCGGAGATGACGATGTCGGCGCCGGTTTCTCCACCACCTGAACGACCATCGGAGCCGTGGCTGCCGATGTCGTACCCCGAGCCGCCCTCACCAGGGCTGCGATAGAAGTAGGAATTGCCCCAAGGATCGAACGGGAGCTCGTCGCGCAGATAGGGGCCGGACCAGCGCGCCGCCGTGCTGGGGCGACCGCGCAGGGCCTCGAGACCTTCCTGCGTCGACGGATAACGGCCCACGTCGAGCTGGAACATGTCCAGCGCGTTGCGCAGATTTTCGAGCTGCACGCGCGCCGTCTTGGGCTTGGCTTTCTCACTCTGCCCGATGAAATTCGGAGCGACCAACGTCGCCAGGAGACCGATGATGACGAGCACGACCAGCAGCTCGATCAGCGTGAACCCCGACTCCCGAGCGAGTAGCGCTCTTTTCCCTTCCGCATTCACTTCCATGAACTCCTTCGCGAACCTCGCACTCAGAACGGCATGTTGTTGACACTGGTGATCGCCGAGAACATCGATAGCACCACGAAGGCAACGACGACGCCGCCGACGAGGAGCATGATCGGCTCCAGCAGAGATGTGAGAGACTTAACGGTAGTACGCACTTCGCGGTCGAAATAGTCTGCCACCTGCACGAGCATGTCGTCGAGGCGACCAGTCTCCTCGCCAACGCTGATCATTTGCAGGGCAAGCGGCGGAAAAACGCCGGTGAGACTGAGCGGGCCGGAAACCCCGGACCCACCCCGGACCCCCACCTTTACTTCGTCGACGGCTTCCGCCAGCACGACGTTACCCGAAACATCGCGCACGATGTCGAGGGCCTGCAGCATCGGCACGCCGCTGCGCAGCAAGGTGCCGAGGGTACGCGAGAACCGTGCGACTGCAACCTTCCTGGTGAGGTCGCCGATCAGGACCACACTCAACTGAAAACGATCCCACTGGAGCCGACCCGCCGGCGTCCGCACCCAGTGCGTGAAGCCGACACCGATCGCGACCGTCAGGAGCAAGCCGATCCACCAATACGACCGCATCCCGTCGGACATGTTCATGAGCATGCGGGCGCTGAACGGCAGCGTCTGGCCGCCCTGCGTGAAGATCGTCTGGAACTTCGGCAGAACGTAGGTGAGCAGAATCGTGACGGAGCCGAACGAGGTGAGAAGCAGGATGCAGGGATAGACCAGCGCCGACCGCACTTCGTCACGGAGTTCCGTCGCGCTCTCCAGGTACTCCGTCAGCCGTTGCAGGACCGTGTCGAGCATGCCGCCGAGCTCGCCGGCCTTCACCATGTTGATGTACAACGGCTCGAAGACCTTCGGGTGTTCCGCCAGAGACTCCGCGAGGGACTTGCCCCGCTGAACCGACTGCAGGATGTCGACGACGACGATCTTCATCTCGGGGTTTTCTGCGAGTTCCGAGAGGATCGAGAGACTACGGTCGAGCGGCAGTCCTGCCCCGAGCAGGGTGCTCAGCTCGTGGGTCAGGATCAGGAGGTCCTTGTGCTTGACCTTCCGCTTGAAGCTGATCTCGGGCAGCGACAGGCTCGCCAGGCCGCTGCGCTCCGGACTCGGGGTGGCCACCTTGAGCGGAACCAGGCCCCGTTCCTGCAGGCGAGACACCGCCGCCGAAACTTCGGCCGCCTCGATCATGCCTTCGAGGACTTTCCCTTCGCCGTCGGCGGCGCGGTACTGAAACTGGGGCATCTCTACCTGTGTCCGTTCGGGCGGCGGCGGGCGAGCCTCGACTTGACCCTCATAGACGGCATCATCACCGCCCTATTCAGCCAAGACCACTCCCCCGCGGCCCCACCCCACTAGAACTAGCCGAATCGGCCCGACCTGGACAACCGGGGGCCGCGCCAAACCGTTCCGAGAATCGCCTCCCGGACCTCAAATCTCATCGATCGAGCGAGGCCAATCCGCCTTCAGGAGCCGGGACAGCGCCCGGTCCCGCAGGAGCTTCCCGCCCGTCTGGCAGGCCGCGCAGTAGATTCGTCTCATTGTCGGCGTACCCGATCCGCTGGACCAGATGGCCGCAATCCGGGCAAGGCTTGCCGTGCCCGCCATGGACGGCGAAATCGTCCCGCAAGGCCGTCACGTCACCCGCACCGGGGAATCGACCTTCGAATTTTTGCTCGAGTCGATCCACCCAGCGGCGGAGAACCTCCTGAACCGCCGCCTGCAGGCGGCCGACCTCCTCGTCGGCCAGCTTCTGAGAATACTGAATCGGTGACAGCCAAGCGGCGTGAAGAATCTCGTCCGAGTTAGCCGTTCCCGATGCCCCTGAACGTGTTGGGGTCGGTCAGCGCTCGCTTAAACGTGTGACTCTCAGCCCGCACAGCGCGCGCGGACTTTTTCTCGGACAGGCCCAATACCTCCAACCCGCCCGGATCGTGCTCCGAGAGCCCGGGTTCGCTCCGGGCTTCGCCCACCGGAAACGACCAGCCACCATGAGGTGGATCACGACGAAGAGGTCCCGCTCCAACTCGAGCGTGAGCGGCTCCCCGCGGAGCTTTTTCCGGAGCTTCGAACGATACAGCTCGAGGTCGGGGACCTCCGGCATGATGTCACGGTAGTCCGGCGAGGTAGTCGCGACGATGCGACCACCTCCGCCGCAGTTCCTTCTCGAGCAACCGGTCCGTAGGCGCGTCGTCCCGTTCACCACCACGAAGGCCCAGCGGCGGGCAGAGGGCGAGACCGAAACCGAGTTCGCGAATCCGGAAGCTCAACTCGACGGCGGAGAGACCGCCGGGCTCCAGGCTTTCGTCAAACCCACCCACACGCCGCAGAACCGCCCGCGGAGCGACGAGGCCGAGTCCGTCGAGTGCCGCGACGCGAAGCGCCTCAGCCCCGAGCCTGGACTTCACCTCGCCGAGGGCTCCGGGGGGAAGCAGCGGACGAAGTCCCACGGCACCGGTCTCGCGCTGCGTCGCCAGGGCTTCGAGCGCGGGCGTGAGCCAACCCGCACCGTCGGGGCGCTGGCTCGCGTGTGCCAGTGCGACGATCTCGCTCCGCGTAGCCGAAAGACCGAGGTTCCACGCAGCGACGCGGCCGTCACGGGCGCTGCGGTAGAGGGTGACCCGACCCTCCTCTTCCAAT contains these protein-coding regions:
- a CDS encoding type II secretion system protein GspK, with product MVPESPLESPRDQRGFALLIVLWIFIVLIAVGAEFSAAMRQDVTATMNFAGETQSYYLATAAANRTFYRALIARDEASIDIPLEEQEEEPLIRVDGQWHRQELWGAPVWVRISDESGKIPVNLVTDGLLRQILGHLGLDAEQADEIAAGILDWRDEDDEVRVNGAETDYYLDQPRPYAAKNAKMDSLEELLLIRGVTWDLYHGETEDYPIGLKHIFTVFNPRPVLNIRSSPPEVLQALFGLDEEQLGQILEIRNTGTGSLFGLIEPMLPDPSLADLLSDEPPNILFVEVQAQVPGSRVGAHIAAVIDLGESNEGVYILRWFDQLPFADVDRGQLEFQEAA
- a CDS encoding type II secretion system protein GspJ; its protein translation is MRTAAAKISTGGEAGFSLLELLIAMSLLVVMMTMTYSVFQTAMTAVPRGEEAADRSARLRMATALLTRQVRSMVDYPAETDDEVHSYFIGDEQTFSFVTAAPQLGGGEGLGWVTYASDGQQLGMAERLIFSQGAVSEEAPEESAEAILLGGLKGVRFQYLRLDGSDPEWLDAWDGMEEQSPPAAIRVTLDGVGLGDSYWVQEIPVMTVIYALGAYDSDVGLDDDEGGFGGDLEEDDGP
- a CDS encoding type II secretion system protein encodes the protein MKSRGFTLIEIAIGMAVLGLGVASALQVFGGALQLARGASKRTEGVMHAKALMDSTLWAPELAHSVSGGEIGDGFRWERNIREGGIEEELDGEPRADVRLAVVTVVVEWDEPGGVKTYELATMRVEPNYGE
- a CDS encoding prepilin-type N-terminal cleavage/methylation domain-containing protein, which codes for MVEKPAPTSSSPADGGLDRTGRRGAAGFTLIELVIVLVIVGMGAALVAPAINSGMRTREVRSGVRALAGAFKTMQSEAIQSGKVQVLLIDPVENQLVVEGTERSIGLGDVVRLAKFGDVMIDAMGVARVRFFPNGSNSGVSVLVDDAENPQNLGYVVRLDPLIGSVEVLDESAS
- the gspG gene encoding type II secretion system major pseudopilin GspG codes for the protein MEVNAEGKRALLARESGFTLIELLVVLVIIGLLATLVAPNFIGQSEKAKPKTARVQLENLRNALDMFQLDVGRYPSTQEGLEALRGRPSTAARWSGPYLRDELPFDPWGNSYFYRSPGEGGSGYDIGSHGSDGRSGGGETGADIVISG
- a CDS encoding type II secretion system F family protein, which produces MPQFQYRAADGEGKVLEGMIEAAEVSAAVSRLQERGLVPLKVATPSPERSGLASLSLPEISFKRKVKHKDLLILTHELSTLLGAGLPLDRSLSILSELAENPEMKIVVVDILQSVQRGKSLAESLAEHPKVFEPLYINMVKAGELGGMLDTVLQRLTEYLESATELRDEVRSALVYPCILLLTSFGSVTILLTYVLPKFQTIFTQGGQTLPFSARMLMNMSDGMRSYWWIGLLLTVAIGVGFTHWVRTPAGRLQWDRFQLSVVLIGDLTRKVAVARFSRTLGTLLRSGVPMLQALDIVRDVSGNVVLAEAVDEVKVGVRGGSGVSGPLSLTGVFPPLALQMISVGEETGRLDDMLVQVADYFDREVRTTVKSLTSLLEPIMLLVGGVVVAFVVLSMFSAITSVNNMPF